The following coding sequences lie in one Xyrauchen texanus isolate HMW12.3.18 chromosome 25, RBS_HiC_50CHRs, whole genome shotgun sequence genomic window:
- the LOC127618607 gene encoding retinitis pigmentosa 1-like 1 protein, which produces MGTGSGGLGAGHRAMTGSGGLGGGHRTGTGSGGLGGSLRTTAMGNSGVGAEVGGAMEVSGSGAMEGGAVEDPGGRAMGGSGGGTVEGSGTEPWEAQEAELREAQEAEPRKARDAKESEPREAETWKALEGQGAEPWEAQEVEPREAQEAEPRKAREAEPREVEPQEALGTEPWKALEAESWEAQEAEPWDGRGYWRWLWDGRGYWRWLWDGRGYWRWLTDVRGYRHWLTDVRGYRHWLVGHGRWRLEGRGLSFSPPPVGGRDWQRWIADHGRRGLGLADRGRHGLGVADCGRRGLGSGSFSSPPPPPGGRSWSAGSLIKEGVGVGLLAGGAGVKG; this is translated from the exons atggggactgggtcaggtggcctgggagctggccacagggcaatgacaggttcagggggcctgggaggcggccacaggacagggacaggatcaggaggcctgggaggcagcctcaggaccacagccatggggaactccggggtcggagccgag gtaggcggagccatggaagtttctggtagcggagccatggagggtggagccgtggaagacccaggtggcagagccatgggtggctcaggaggtggaaccgtagaaggctctggaacggagccgtgggaggctcaggaggcggagctgagggaggctcaggaggcggagccgaggaaggctcgggacgCTAAGGAgtcagagccgagggaggcggaaacatggaaagctctggagggtcagggggcggagccatgggaggctcaggaggtggagccgagggaggctcaggaggcggagccgaggaaggctcgggaggcggagccgagggaggtggagccacaggaggctctagggacggagccctggaaggctctggaggcggagtcgtgggaggctcaggaggcggagccctgggacggtcgaggctactggcgctggctctgggacggtcgaggctactggcgctggctctgggacggtcgaggctactggcgctggctcactgacgtacgaggctacaggcactggctcactgacgttcgaggctacaggcactggctggttggCCATGGTAGGTGGAGGCTGGagggcagaggcctttccttttcCCCTCCTCCTGTGGGCGGACGAGACTGGCAACGCTGgatcgctgaccatggcaggcgtgggctcgggctcgctgaccgtggtagGCATGGGCTCGGGgtcgctgactgtggcaggcgtgggctggggagcggaagcttttcttctcctcctcctcctccgggcggacgaagttggagCGCTGGCTCATTGATCAAGgaaggcgtgggggttggcttgctggcaggtggggcaggcgtgaaaGGATGA